A genomic stretch from Candidatus Methanomassiliicoccus intestinalis Issoire-Mx1 includes:
- the aroC gene encoding chorismate synthase, whose product MNTIGTRFRVTIFGASHDTCIGCVIDGIPAGIELDLDYIQKEVDCRKPVALIGTPRKEEDKVEVLAGLKDEVTTGIPLVIQIKNSNTDSSKYEKFKIIPRPGHADFPAFEKYGPAHDIRGGGQFSGRMTAPLTAAGAIAKEMLLGIDVKIAAYTQSIGSIDDPAEHTFKEIKRETKENPVHAADPEIALDMLNEILTAKDDGDSVGGIVRCLTEGLPVGVGEPFFDTLDGEIAKMMFAIPGVKGIEFGAGFKATKMRGSIHNDPYSVVDDYLIKTDTNNAGGVLGGLSNGMPLDFKVAFKPTASIFKEQKSVNLGKMEKETLLIEGRHDPCIVPRAVAPVEAATAIVLTDLCLRGDFIA is encoded by the coding sequence GTGAACACAATCGGAACAAGATTCCGCGTTACAATTTTCGGTGCAAGCCATGATACTTGCATCGGCTGCGTAATTGACGGCATCCCTGCAGGAATAGAATTGGATCTAGATTATATCCAGAAAGAAGTGGACTGTAGAAAACCAGTGGCACTCATCGGCACGCCAAGAAAAGAAGAAGACAAAGTGGAAGTACTTGCAGGATTAAAAGACGAAGTTACAACGGGAATTCCATTAGTCATCCAGATTAAAAATTCCAATACAGACTCTTCAAAATATGAAAAGTTTAAAATTATACCCAGGCCAGGACATGCAGATTTTCCTGCATTTGAGAAATATGGTCCAGCCCATGACATACGCGGCGGCGGACAATTCTCAGGAAGAATGACTGCTCCGCTGACCGCCGCTGGTGCAATAGCAAAGGAAATGCTGCTTGGCATAGACGTTAAGATTGCCGCTTACACACAGAGCATAGGATCGATAGATGATCCTGCAGAGCACACGTTCAAAGAAATCAAAAGGGAAACGAAAGAAAATCCAGTTCATGCCGCTGATCCAGAAATTGCACTAGACATGCTGAATGAAATATTGACCGCTAAAGATGATGGAGATAGTGTGGGCGGGATAGTTCGATGCCTGACTGAAGGATTGCCTGTTGGTGTAGGAGAACCGTTTTTTGATACATTAGATGGCGAGATTGCAAAAATGATGTTTGCAATTCCCGGTGTAAAAGGAATAGAGTTCGGAGCAGGATTCAAAGCTACCAAGATGAGAGGATCCATTCATAATGATCCATATTCAGTTGTAGATGATTATCTGATTAAGACTGATACGAACAATGCCGGCGGTGTACTGGGTGGTCTTTCAAATGGCATGCCGCTGGATTTTAAAGTTGCATTTAAACCTACAGCATCCATATTCAAAGAGCAGAAAAGTGTAAATCTTGGGAAGATGGAGAAAGAAACACTTCTGATTGAAGGAAGGCATGATCCCTGTATAGTTCCAAGAGCAGTTGCCCCGGTAGAGGCTGCAACAGCGATAGTACTGACTGATTTGTGTTTAAGGGGAGATTTTATTGCGTGA
- a CDS encoding prephenate dehydrogenase/arogenate dehydrogenase family protein — translation MREDIEDIRKRIEKIDNEILRMMANRTAAAVEMGKRKASDSLPLRAPDVEEKVIGRYVSKAKEFGMSEDSASTIARLLIHESIEQQGLIPRPAKSKRMLIIGGNGKMGQWLCRFFASRGHKIKIYDTTENIKYPCEKDLKQGVLEAEVVIIAVPISYTPMILEEVLSYNTSALIFDVSSVKTPSAEILKKGGKIAEVCSVHPMFGPETNSIIDENVVICNCGSYSAVDKAEELFDGANITKTDLDEHDKLMAYVLGLSHATNIAFFETLNRSGKSYSELSRVASTTFKDQVETSHNVVSDNAQLYYEIQNLNPYEQEVLSSLVDSVNTIKDAARKNNKDAFTKMMNEGKEYFGGN, via the coding sequence TTGCGTGAAGATATAGAAGACATTAGAAAGCGCATAGAGAAGATAGATAATGAAATACTGCGCATGATGGCCAACAGAACGGCCGCCGCTGTTGAAATGGGTAAAAGAAAAGCCTCGGATTCTCTACCTTTACGTGCTCCAGATGTAGAAGAAAAAGTCATTGGGAGATATGTTAGTAAAGCTAAAGAATTTGGAATGTCCGAGGATTCGGCATCTACAATAGCCAGACTACTCATTCATGAATCAATAGAGCAGCAAGGACTAATTCCCCGTCCAGCAAAATCAAAAAGAATGCTGATCATCGGAGGAAATGGAAAAATGGGGCAGTGGTTGTGCAGATTCTTTGCTTCACGAGGCCACAAAATAAAGATCTACGATACGACTGAAAATATAAAATATCCTTGCGAGAAAGATTTGAAGCAGGGAGTTCTAGAGGCTGAAGTTGTAATTATTGCTGTACCTATTTCATATACACCAATGATTTTGGAAGAGGTTCTGTCATATAACACATCAGCACTGATATTTGATGTTTCTTCTGTTAAGACCCCGTCTGCAGAGATTCTGAAGAAAGGCGGTAAGATTGCAGAAGTCTGTTCAGTGCACCCAATGTTTGGACCTGAAACTAATTCAATTATTGATGAAAATGTTGTCATATGTAACTGCGGATCATACAGCGCCGTCGACAAAGCTGAAGAGTTATTTGACGGTGCCAATATAACTAAGACTGATCTGGATGAGCATGATAAGCTAATGGCATATGTTTTAGGACTCAGCCACGCCACAAACATTGCATTCTTTGAGACATTGAATAGAAGTGGTAAAAGTTATTCAGAATTGTCAAGAGTGGCATCCACCACATTTAAAGATCAGGTAGAGACCTCTCACAATGTAGTATCCGATAATGCACAGCTATACTACGAAATTCAAAATCTCAACCCTTACGAACAAGAAGTTCTTAGTAGTCTTGTAGATTCAGTAAACACAATAAAAGATGCAGCTCGTAAAAATAACAAAGACGCCTTCACCAAAATGATGAATGAAGGGAAAGAATACTTTGGAGGCAATTAA
- the asd gene encoding aspartate-semialdehyde dehydrogenase gives MSKINVAVLGATGMIGQRFIQLLENHPWFEIGGLYASERSEGKKLKDVLKVRDHSFNDETLDMTIERLETKKISELNRIAFSGLPSDIAGPIESDLADLGVAVFSNAANHRMRDDVPLLIPECNSSHLEAIKQQKTYSNGGYIVTNANCSTTGIAVPLKAIDTSFGLKMVCISTYQAVSGAGYPGVPSLDILCNVVPYIKNEEEKMEMELAKILGDYNGSRFIDANVNVLSNCVRVPVIDGHLESLVFNLSKDADVDKLAGVIRSFTAEPQKLQLPSAPIAPIIVRDEPDRPQPACDAFAGTPARARGMACTVGRIREKDNYFKMFVLSHNTLRGGAGGSVLNAELAVAKKMM, from the coding sequence ATGTCAAAAATAAATGTAGCAGTTCTGGGAGCTACGGGGATGATTGGTCAGCGGTTCATACAACTTCTAGAAAATCACCCCTGGTTCGAAATCGGAGGATTATACGCATCTGAACGCTCAGAAGGTAAAAAACTCAAAGATGTACTCAAAGTCAGAGATCACAGCTTCAATGATGAAACGCTGGATATGACGATTGAGCGTCTTGAAACAAAAAAGATCTCAGAGCTGAATAGAATTGCATTTTCTGGTCTTCCTTCAGATATCGCCGGTCCAATCGAGAGTGATCTGGCAGATTTGGGCGTAGCTGTTTTTTCAAATGCGGCTAACCACAGGATGAGGGATGACGTTCCTCTGCTTATTCCCGAATGCAATTCATCTCACTTGGAAGCGATTAAACAGCAGAAAACATACAGCAACGGTGGATATATAGTTACAAATGCCAATTGTTCAACAACCGGCATTGCTGTGCCTCTGAAAGCAATTGATACGTCATTTGGACTAAAAATGGTATGCATATCCACATATCAGGCAGTTTCCGGTGCTGGGTATCCAGGAGTTCCATCATTAGACATATTATGCAATGTAGTGCCATATATTAAAAATGAAGAAGAAAAAATGGAGATGGAATTAGCAAAGATACTGGGAGACTATAATGGTTCAAGATTCATAGACGCAAATGTAAATGTACTTTCCAACTGCGTCCGCGTACCTGTAATAGACGGCCATCTTGAATCGCTGGTATTCAATCTGTCCAAAGATGCTGACGTAGATAAACTGGCTGGAGTGATACGTTCATTCACAGCAGAACCTCAAAAACTACAGCTACCGTCTGCACCGATTGCGCCGATTATCGTACGCGATGAACCAGACCGCCCGCAGCCTGCATGCGATGCTTTTGCCGGGACACCTGCTAGAGCACGTGGAATGGCATGTACAGTTGGAAGAATCCGCGAAAAAGACAATTATTTCAAGATGTTCGTACTATCACATAACACTCTGCGCGGTGGGGCAGGTGGATCTGTGCTTAATGCCGAATTAGCTGTAGCAAAAAAGATGATGTGA
- a CDS encoding homocysteine biosynthesis protein, which yields MKRTYDEINAKIKSGDAVVMTAEEAIALAESKGIEKATEEVDVVTTGTFGAMCSSGAFVNFGHSEPPIRMSNVTLNGVPVCAGLAAVDAYIGATDERPDSEHGYGGAHVIESLVNGEAVHLKATAPGTDCYPRKEIDTYISLKTLNQAYLYNPRNMYQNYAVATNSSEKTLFTYMGKLLPQYGNMTYSSAGQLSPLLKDPTLRTIGIGTRIFLGGGIGYVAWEGTQYKTNVPIRNGVPSASARTLAVIGDLKGMSSEFLRGMSIHGYGVSLGVGIGVPIPILDENLMKTAVTADKDIYAPVLDYSEQSRDRRPIGEVSYAELKSGSVEILGKSIKTSSLSSYNKARVIADKLKNMIANGEFLLTQPVEKLPEERKQKPLNICTKDEVAK from the coding sequence ATGAAAAGGACATACGATGAAATAAACGCCAAAATAAAAAGTGGCGACGCAGTTGTCATGACAGCTGAAGAAGCCATTGCACTCGCTGAGAGCAAGGGCATTGAAAAGGCAACGGAAGAAGTAGACGTCGTGACTACAGGCACATTTGGAGCTATGTGTTCATCAGGAGCGTTTGTAAATTTTGGACACTCGGAACCACCGATTCGTATGTCAAATGTTACATTAAACGGGGTTCCTGTATGTGCTGGTTTAGCTGCAGTAGATGCATACATAGGTGCTACCGATGAACGTCCCGATTCAGAACACGGATATGGCGGAGCTCACGTAATAGAGTCGCTCGTAAATGGAGAGGCTGTACATCTTAAAGCAACCGCCCCTGGGACAGACTGCTATCCAAGAAAGGAAATAGATACATACATATCACTAAAAACTCTAAATCAAGCATACTTATACAATCCAAGGAACATGTATCAAAACTATGCAGTTGCTACAAATTCTTCAGAGAAGACTTTGTTTACGTACATGGGAAAACTGCTTCCACAATATGGAAACATGACATACAGCAGTGCTGGACAGCTTTCACCACTGCTCAAAGATCCAACTCTGCGTACAATAGGAATAGGTACAAGGATATTTCTGGGCGGCGGGATCGGATATGTAGCGTGGGAGGGTACACAATACAAAACTAATGTACCCATAAGAAATGGCGTACCATCAGCATCTGCACGTACACTGGCAGTGATCGGAGATTTGAAAGGAATGAGTAGTGAATTCCTGAGAGGAATGAGCATTCATGGGTATGGCGTTTCACTTGGTGTTGGTATAGGAGTTCCAATACCGATATTGGATGAAAATCTGATGAAAACTGCAGTTACTGCAGATAAGGATATCTATGCACCAGTATTGGACTATTCAGAACAATCGAGAGACAGACGTCCAATAGGTGAAGTAAGCTATGCAGAACTTAAAAGCGGCAGCGTAGAGATCCTGGGAAAGAGCATTAAAACTTCATCTTTATCCTCATATAACAAGGCCCGCGTGATCGCAGATAAGCTGAAAAATATGATAGCCAATGGAGAATTTCTGCTTACACAACCTGTTGAAAAACTTCCAGAAGAACGCAAACAAAAACCATTGAATATCTGCACAAAAGACGAGGTGGCTAAATAA
- a CDS encoding NIL domain-containing protein produces MVKKKVKLKFVPGQANEPITYVLVKDYNLRFNILQAKIIDGGGKLLLEIEGEEKCIGAGLKYLRDRGVSVKEVCDFVSKDEMKCTNCGLCVSICPAEAIDMDRDTWVVKFNTEKCIGCFLCVEACPLNAMVLKI; encoded by the coding sequence ATGGTTAAAAAGAAAGTTAAGCTAAAATTTGTACCGGGACAAGCTAATGAGCCCATTACATACGTTCTTGTGAAAGATTACAATTTGAGATTCAACATACTTCAGGCTAAAATAATAGACGGCGGAGGAAAACTTCTCTTAGAAATAGAAGGAGAAGAAAAATGCATTGGTGCCGGCCTAAAATACCTTCGCGACCGCGGAGTTTCTGTGAAAGAAGTATGCGACTTCGTGTCCAAAGATGAAATGAAATGTACAAACTGTGGATTATGCGTTTCGATCTGTCCTGCTGAAGCAATAGATATGGACAGAGATACCTGGGTTGTCAAATTCAACACCGAAAAATGCATAGGCTGCTTTCTGTGTGTTGAAGCCTGCCCCCTGAACGCAATGGTTCTAAAAATATGA
- a CDS encoding UPF0280 family protein — protein MIIHKHFEVEETAVTIICDEEYVSSIQNSIFDSREIIKQCIMDFPEFQWSLEPLEVSGEEIIIKMCKAAKKAGVGPMAAVAGAIAEKAVQTAMDEGSRHCIVENGGDIAMVLEKPVNIGIFAPALKDVGFHIDPVNQILGMCTSSASIGPSISFGVSDASVVISNDVCLADACATRLGNLVTSDEEDVIKKAMDIVCSIDGVDGAFVAVNSKIAMKGVLPQLCRVRFDESSITKIEF, from the coding sequence ATGATAATTCATAAACATTTTGAAGTGGAAGAGACTGCTGTTACGATCATCTGTGATGAAGAATATGTCTCATCCATTCAAAATTCAATTTTTGATTCTAGAGAAATAATCAAACAATGCATAATGGATTTTCCTGAGTTCCAGTGGTCACTAGAGCCTTTGGAAGTTAGCGGTGAAGAGATTATTATAAAAATGTGCAAAGCCGCAAAAAAAGCAGGGGTTGGGCCAATGGCCGCCGTGGCGGGTGCAATTGCAGAGAAAGCGGTTCAGACCGCAATGGATGAAGGGTCAAGACACTGCATAGTTGAGAATGGCGGCGACATTGCAATGGTTTTAGAAAAACCAGTAAATATCGGAATATTCGCACCTGCGCTTAAGGATGTGGGCTTTCACATCGATCCAGTAAATCAGATCTTAGGAATGTGTACATCCTCTGCCAGCATAGGGCCGTCCATATCATTCGGCGTATCGGATGCATCAGTGGTCATATCGAATGATGTGTGTCTTGCTGATGCATGCGCTACAAGATTAGGAAATTTAGTAACATCCGATGAAGAAGATGTGATAAAAAAAGCAATGGATATAGTATGCAGCATTGATGGAGTCGATGGCGCCTTTGTAGCAGTAAATTCAAAAATCGCAATGAAGGGAGTTCTTCCACAATTGTGCAGAGTTCGCTTTGATGAATCGTCAATAACTAAAATTGAATTTTAG
- a CDS encoding ComEC/Rec2 family competence protein has translation MSKSAKGIIAIIIILLVICILVYPALSDEVSDNEGSKEYEVTFINGNAEYFRINIDPAHPTIGNNMPSAPSSENGMIFVGWNTKTDGSGNNVTSDTQINKDITVFAVWTIEEENDRTGFTSTSSQSYKIDDKTVEIVLGDLYPIPKVEEVTVIVYDPETGKQCRGSLGGSEYTLSFDNVRVSFQDTDNDGLMDSNEKLTFEADNGLTAGIWNIELDYENYKNGNNQFHFHIFENGEESYPENVRVNFLDVGQADSALIFTSDNKTILIDAGVPLNKKTEYAPKLIEQLKNYHVEKIDAMILTHPDYDHIAGAEAVLDEYDVLSVYMCKKTAKSATYTNLLSAIDQEGCEKHIGDFSAGDYLNLSTTENFRVLSVDSKTKNDANSASIVIRMSCESHSFLFTGDAPDNVEMEMLQSYSDELDTDILKVGHHGSKSSSSSDFLQAVTPSISVISCGKDNSYGHPHEEALERLNTYSEEVVRIDISGAYSYTSSGKIID, from the coding sequence ATGTCCAAATCTGCAAAAGGAATAATTGCGATAATCATAATTTTACTAGTAATTTGCATATTGGTGTACCCAGCACTATCTGATGAGGTATCAGATAACGAGGGATCAAAAGAGTATGAAGTTACATTTATCAATGGAAATGCCGAATATTTTAGGATAAATATTGATCCTGCTCACCCAACAATCGGGAACAATATGCCAAGTGCACCTTCATCCGAAAACGGTATGATCTTTGTAGGATGGAATACTAAAACTGACGGATCTGGCAATAATGTAACCTCAGACACTCAGATCAATAAAGATATTACAGTATTCGCAGTTTGGACAATCGAAGAAGAGAATGACAGAACCGGATTTACTTCTACATCAAGTCAGTCATACAAGATAGATGACAAGACAGTAGAGATAGTCTTGGGAGATCTATACCCAATTCCAAAGGTAGAAGAAGTCACGGTGATTGTGTATGACCCTGAAACTGGAAAACAGTGCAGAGGATCACTTGGCGGATCTGAATATACACTGTCATTTGATAATGTGCGGGTAAGCTTTCAGGACACAGATAATGATGGATTAATGGATTCCAATGAAAAACTGACATTTGAAGCAGACAATGGGTTAACTGCCGGAATATGGAATATTGAATTGGATTATGAGAATTATAAAAACGGAAATAACCAATTCCATTTTCACATATTCGAGAATGGTGAAGAAAGCTATCCTGAAAATGTAAGAGTTAATTTCCTAGACGTTGGGCAGGCCGATTCCGCATTAATATTCACATCAGACAACAAAACAATCCTGATTGATGCTGGAGTCCCTTTGAATAAGAAAACAGAATATGCTCCAAAGCTTATTGAGCAGTTAAAAAATTACCACGTAGAAAAGATAGATGCCATGATACTGACGCATCCGGATTACGATCACATTGCGGGTGCAGAAGCAGTTTTAGATGAGTATGATGTTTTGAGTGTATACATGTGCAAAAAAACAGCTAAGAGTGCAACATATACCAATCTGCTAAGCGCAATAGATCAAGAAGGCTGTGAAAAGCACATAGGAGATTTTTCAGCTGGGGATTATTTAAATTTAAGTACCACTGAAAATTTCAGAGTGTTATCTGTAGACAGCAAAACAAAGAATGATGCTAATTCAGCAAGCATCGTCATACGAATGAGTTGCGAATCGCATTCATTCTTATTTACCGGTGATGCTCCAGATAATGTTGAAATGGAGATGCTGCAGAGCTATTCGGATGAACTTGATACTGACATACTTAAAGTGGGCCATCACGGATCTAAATCATCAAGTTCCAGTGATTTCCTACAGGCTGTTACACCATCCATATCCGTAATATCATGTGGCAAGGATAATTCATATGGGCATCCGCACGAAGAAGCATTAGAAAGATTGAACACATATTCAGAAGAGGTCGTTAGGATAGATATCTCTGGAGCTTACAGCTACACATCATCTGGAAAGATCATTGACTGA
- the hisG gene encoding ATP phosphoribosyltransferase, with amino-acid sequence MPIKLAVPNKGRLNERSLEMLKRAGLEIENGGDRLLFASVKNGNFSVLFLRAQDIVRFVQTGAVDAGITGWDLVLENGNGVELVREMGFGKCRLSVAVPESSGINSLEDIADGSRVATSFPNMTKQFFESIGKKVEIAVISGAAEVMPRMGVADFITDLVSSGSTLKSNNLRELAVISDSQAVLIASKNLHSEKMKELEELANALESVEIAEHKKYLMADVPVAVLDEVRTFLPGIDGPTVMNIAGRDDVVAIHVVIDKSQIYNTVNKLKKLGASGILIVPIDRMVP; translated from the coding sequence ATGCCCATCAAACTGGCTGTACCAAACAAAGGACGATTAAATGAGCGCTCATTAGAGATGCTGAAGCGTGCTGGGTTAGAGATAGAAAACGGGGGAGACAGACTTCTCTTTGCATCTGTTAAAAATGGAAATTTCTCTGTTCTATTTCTAAGAGCTCAAGATATAGTGCGGTTTGTGCAAACCGGTGCGGTCGATGCAGGCATTACTGGTTGGGATCTTGTTCTAGAAAACGGCAATGGGGTAGAACTTGTAAGGGAAATGGGGTTCGGAAAATGCAGGCTTTCAGTAGCTGTTCCCGAGTCCTCAGGAATTAACTCTCTTGAAGACATTGCCGATGGTTCCAGGGTTGCGACTTCATTTCCCAATATGACGAAACAGTTCTTCGAAAGTATAGGTAAAAAAGTAGAAATCGCAGTCATCTCCGGAGCTGCTGAAGTAATGCCACGCATGGGTGTGGCTGATTTTATTACAGATTTGGTATCAAGCGGGAGCACTTTAAAAAGCAACAATCTCAGAGAACTAGCAGTTATCTCAGATTCTCAGGCCGTTTTGATAGCATCTAAAAACCTACACTCTGAAAAAATGAAGGAACTGGAAGAGCTTGCCAACGCGCTTGAAAGTGTAGAAATTGCTGAACATAAAAAGTACCTGATGGCAGACGTGCCGGTGGCTGTATTGGACGAGGTGAGAACATTTTTACCCGGAATAGACGGCCCAACCGTCATGAATATCGCAGGGAGAGATGATGTTGTGGCAATTCATGTTGTTATTGATAAATCACAGATATATAATACAGTAAACAAACTCAAAAAGCTTGGAGCTTCAGGCATATTAATCGTACCAATTGACAGGATGGTGCCGTAA
- the hisC gene encoding histidinol-phosphate transaminase, with protein MEELRRSTVRDLELYYNPKVKAIRMDTSVNVVGPNPAVKKVLEECMDMEVNQYPSPYSDDLRKALAERYNLEADNFVVGNGSDELLDVSFKSFLESGDVVVAPHPSYVLHSFFVKINGGCFETVDLLPGFQLDVDGMLEKKSKMIILCTPNNPTSNCFKRADVKRLIEEYDRPIIVDEAYTEYTSEEYLSYVNEFDNLIVTRTFSKAYGLAGMRIGYLAANKKLATMMQKVKIPYSLNKISEAVAIAALQNTEYLEKGQKIVKEQREKLSNGLRELGFEVFPSDGNFIMFRVKVPSDEFVSRLAAKGILIRDFGKRRMLENCVRTTIGTEELNELLLSKIKEVNEEW; from the coding sequence ATGGAAGAATTGCGTCGAAGCACTGTAAGAGATCTAGAATTATATTATAATCCAAAGGTAAAAGCCATCAGGATGGATACATCAGTAAATGTAGTTGGACCCAACCCGGCAGTGAAAAAAGTACTTGAAGAGTGTATGGACATGGAAGTTAATCAATACCCGTCTCCATACTCTGATGATCTGCGTAAAGCATTGGCTGAAAGATATAATTTAGAGGCAGACAATTTCGTTGTAGGAAATGGATCTGATGAACTTCTGGATGTATCATTTAAATCATTTTTAGAATCCGGTGACGTTGTTGTCGCCCCACACCCGTCATATGTACTGCACAGCTTCTTCGTAAAGATAAACGGAGGATGTTTCGAAACTGTTGACTTACTCCCGGGATTCCAACTGGACGTAGATGGAATGCTAGAAAAGAAGAGTAAAATGATTATTCTGTGTACTCCAAATAATCCAACATCCAATTGTTTCAAAAGAGCTGATGTGAAAAGACTGATCGAAGAATATGATCGCCCGATAATCGTGGATGAAGCATATACCGAGTACACTTCAGAAGAGTATCTCTCATACGTAAATGAATTTGATAACCTGATAGTAACCAGAACTTTTTCAAAAGCATACGGGCTTGCTGGCATGAGAATCGGATATCTTGCAGCCAATAAGAAATTGGCAACCATGATGCAAAAGGTAAAAATTCCATATTCATTGAATAAGATAAGCGAAGCCGTGGCGATCGCAGCACTTCAGAACACAGAATATTTAGAAAAAGGTCAGAAGATTGTAAAGGAACAGCGCGAAAAACTATCCAACGGACTAAGAGAACTCGGATTTGAAGTATTCCCGTCTGATGGGAACTTCATTATGTTTAGAGTTAAAGTACCTTCTGATGAGTTTGTGTCAAGACTGGCTGCAAAGGGGATTTTGATTCGTGACTTTGGAAAACGCAGAATGCTTGAAAACTGTGTACGGACCACAATCGGAACAGAAGAATTGAATGAACTGCTCTTGAGTAAAATAAAAGAGGTGAACGAAGAGTGGTAG
- the hisH gene encoding imidazole glycerol phosphate synthase subunit HisH gives MVEIRRSVKYPESNDSYRIGQRPKVKVSIVDYGVGNLHSIRKALELAGARPVIESNVRNLLDSEVMIFPGVGAFDPAAAKLEPYREIILDRLNAGTPCLGICIGTHILFEESEEGSIPGIGFMKGRVEKIHGEKIPHMGWNKVTTEDKYFTDVESPYFYFAHSYRANPEEDIIKGTTEYYETFPSIMRKKNTVAVQFHPEKSGASGAIFLKNFVKFIEEKL, from the coding sequence GTGGTAGAGATTCGCCGTTCAGTAAAATATCCCGAATCCAATGACTCATATAGAATCGGCCAAAGGCCGAAGGTAAAAGTGTCCATTGTTGACTATGGGGTTGGAAATCTGCATTCAATAAGAAAAGCACTTGAATTAGCTGGTGCAAGACCTGTTATAGAATCAAATGTTAGAAATCTTTTGGATTCAGAAGTGATGATCTTTCCGGGTGTTGGAGCGTTTGATCCTGCAGCCGCGAAGCTAGAACCATACAGAGAAATAATATTAGACAGATTGAACGCTGGTACACCCTGTTTAGGAATCTGCATCGGGACCCATATATTATTCGAAGAAAGTGAAGAAGGATCAATACCTGGGATAGGATTTATGAAAGGCAGAGTAGAGAAGATTCATGGTGAAAAAATTCCTCACATGGGATGGAATAAAGTAACAACAGAAGACAAATATTTCACAGATGTAGAATCACCATATTTCTATTTTGCACATTCATATAGGGCCAATCCAGAAGAAGATATCATCAAAGGAACTACTGAATATTATGAAACGTTTCCATCAATAATGAGAAAGAAGAACACTGTAGCTGTACAGTTTCATCCAGAAAAGAGCGGAGCTTCTGGTGCTATATTTCTAAAAAATTTTGTAAAGTTCATTGAGGAAAAATTATGA
- a CDS encoding 1-(5-phosphoribosyl)-5-[(5-phosphoribosylamino)methylideneamino]imidazole-4-carboxamide isomerase, translating to MIVIPAVDILGGRAVQLVGGKPGTEKISLPDPWSVAKSWEDKGAERLHVVDLDAAMSNGDNLSAISSIVDHTNVQIEVGGGIRTTEKAESLLELGVDIVVGTRAVMDIKWLKDLADSYPYRVILALDVKKGMIQVKGWKESSPESLESILRNTSELPLKGVLHTNVDVEGQNKGINVEETESFRAMCPHPIIESGGISSKSDIALLEKIGIEFAVVGMAIYTGAIMPEDIWRKQK from the coding sequence ATGATTGTAATCCCAGCAGTTGATATCCTCGGAGGAAGAGCTGTCCAATTGGTAGGCGGGAAACCAGGAACAGAAAAAATCAGTCTGCCTGATCCGTGGAGTGTCGCAAAATCCTGGGAAGATAAGGGAGCAGAACGTCTGCATGTTGTAGACTTGGATGCTGCTATGAGCAACGGCGATAACCTATCTGCGATTTCATCAATAGTTGATCATACAAATGTACAGATCGAAGTCGGCGGGGGCATAAGAACTACAGAAAAAGCAGAGTCGCTGCTAGAACTAGGCGTTGATATCGTAGTTGGAACCCGCGCAGTTATGGACATTAAATGGCTGAAAGATCTAGCAGATTCATACCCATACCGCGTCATTCTGGCATTGGACGTTAAGAAAGGAATGATCCAGGTAAAAGGGTGGAAAGAATCCTCACCAGAATCATTAGAAAGTATTCTCAGAAACACGTCAGAGCTGCCGTTAAAAGGTGTACTGCACACTAATGTTGATGTAGAGGGTCAGAACAAGGGCATAAATGTAGAAGAGACTGAGAGTTTTAGAGCTATGTGCCCTCATCCAATCATCGAATCTGGCGGCATTTCAAGCAAGTCGGATATAGCCCTGTTAGAAAAGATCGGCATAGAATTTGCAGTGGTTGGAATGGCGATATACACAGGCGCCATAATGCCAGAAGATATATGGAGGAAACAAAAATGA